The DNA segment ATTTTGAATTTCAATATGCTGATTAAACTGAAACTCGAATGCACTTTCAATTTCTCCAAATCTATCTGTGGAAGGAACTGAGTTGTAATTAATACCATCATTTCCATTCCCACTTTCATCATTCACATTTCCATTGAATGGATAATATGCAATCAGCCCAGCAATCGAATCAATAGTTGAACTTTGGACAAAACTATGACTACCATAAAAGACAACCATAAAACATAAAAAAAATAATTTTTTCATAACATATAAATTTAGTTAAATAATGCTGCTAAATTCATACAAATTGGTTAATTGGTGTTTCCTCAATGTTGATAATTATATTACTCATAAATGAGTATATTTGCAAACAGAAATTTTTTAACAATATAAAATATTGAAATTAAGTGCAATAAATAAAGATAATAGATTTTTTAAAGTAGTTAGCAAATATTTTGCACATCCAATATCTCTTACTATAATTTTTGGGCTATCAGTTATATGTTTCCTACCTATTAATTTTAATAAAACAAATATTAATCAATCAAAAAAACAGAAACTAAATCAAAATAATCTCAGTATTAGGCATGACCTAAATAATGACGGAAAAACAGAGCAAGTATTATTAACCTATAGAGGTCAAAATACGGCATATTCAGTAATTCGTGTATTTGATAACAATGTGGCATTATTTGATCAATGGAACATAAAAGGAAGTTATCTTGAGCGACAAAATCCATTGTTTGGTGACTATGATAATGATGGATTTATAGAATTATATACAATTACAAAATCTAATGACTCATTATTATTGCATGGAATAGAATTTTTCGGAGATCAAAATGATTTAATAACGAATAGATTTATTTGTGTTTCGAAATATAATAGAAATAAAAAATTAGATGTTGATTTTCATGGTGGTGATTTTGTTGATTACAATAATGATGGATTTTTAGATTTATTCTTCATATTATATTCAGGCCTTTCAAAATATCCAAGGAATATTTTCAGATATGATATTAATAATGACAGCTTAAAAATATCTCCATTTAGTGGAACAGGAATAATAAATCCCTCTTTTTTTACAGATATTGATAATGATAATAAACATGAGATTTTTGGACAAGTTCCGGCATATGGTAATTATACCAGCGAAGTTCCATTTAAAGATAGCAGCAGCTATTTAATAGTTTTTTCTGAAGATTTAGAATTAAAATTCCCTCCGGTTGAGTTCAAAGAATATCCCTGCAATTTGAGCACTGTATTAATGACCCAGGCTGATACCTCATTTTTGCTAAGTCTTTTTAATTATAATGGAACCTCACCGGGGAAATATTCAAAACTATTTCTACATACAACTAATGGAAAACAAATAAGTGAGCTATTGCTGCCAGATGAAGTAGAAGTAAATAGCTATAACATAACATACTTCGATTTTGATAATAGGAATCTAATTGTATTAACCGATATATCCGGTCAGGCATTTGAAATTAAATATCCTTTAAAATTGATAAAACTTAATGTTTCAAAAGAAATTACTAGGATAAAATCCGCTGGTAATAATTTTATTCACAAAGCAGATATTGATTTCGATAAAGAAAATGAAATCATTGTTTTTAAGCAGAATTGCGAAGACCTGTTGGTATTAGAAGAAGATTTAAGCATTTATGCTGAAATACCAGTACCAGGAGGCTCCAATTATCCTACAAATATTTTTAGCTACACTAATGACAAAGGCGAATTCCTACTCGACATTCAGGCAGGCAGGTATTATTATACTTTCAAAGTAGAAAAAAATTCTTTGTTTTTTTGGAAATATCCTATCTATCTTGGGATTTTTGGTATTATATTTTTGTTTTTCTATTTCCTGAATTTGCTACAGAAAAAAGCTGCAAAAGAAAAATACGAAAGAGAAAAAGAATTAGTACATCTTCAGTATAATTCAATAAAAAATCAGATTGAGCCTCATTTTATAGGCAATGTAATTAGTTCAATTTCCGGTTTATATGCCGAGAAACAACGAATAGAAGCGGATGCCTATGTTTCCCGATTTACCAGAATTCTAAACCAATCCTTGCTCAACAGTAATCGTGTTACTGTTCCACTACGCGACGAACTTGATTTTACACGCGACTACATAGAAATTCAGCAAAACAGATTGGAAAACAAATTCGACTTTGCAATTGAAGTAACTAAGGATGTGAGTTTCAAAACCGAAATTCCAAGAATGTTGATACACACTTTTGTAGAAAATTCAATTAAGCACGGTTTGCAGCATTGCGATTATAAAGGGCATTTATCAATTGAGGTTTCAAAAAAAGGGAGGATTATTGAAATTGTTATTGAAGATAATGGAATTGGGAGAGAAAATGCAAAAAAATTGAAAACTTTTGGTTCGGGAAAAGGAATAGAAATTGTTGGCGAAATGCTCAATCTTTATAGACGAATTTCAGGAAAGAAAATAAAATATGAAATTGAAGATATTGAAGCAAAACCCAACAACTCCGGATTTAGAGTAACTATCTCGCTACACAAATAAACTTTCAAATAATGAATGTCGTAATTATTGACAACGAAATTGCAGCTGTAAAAAGACTAAAAAGTCTTCTCCAAATGTTTGATGAGATTGATTCAATCACCGGACTTATTGATCCTCAGTTTGCTATTAAAGAAATTGTAAACAAAAAACCTGATATTGTATTTTGCGATGTTGAGATGCCAAATATTTCGGGTTTCGATTTAGTTTCGGAAATACGTAGTCAGGGTGTAGATCCAAAAATTGTTTTCGTAACAGCATACAACCACTATGCAATAAAAGCAATAAAAGAATTTGCTTTTGATTATATGCTTAAACCAGTTGATATTAATGAAATCAAAAATTTGTTTAACCGAATTGCAATAACCAAAAAATCTACAGGGAAAAATATAATTTCATTTGCTTCAAAACATAATCTTACCGAACGTGAAACAGAGGTGGTTGAATATCTTCTGCAAGGTTTATCTTCCAAAGAAATTGGAGAAAAATTATATATGAGCAAACATACTGTCGATTCTCACAGAAGAAATATTTTGTCGAAAACAGATGTGAAAAATACAAATGAATTGATTGTGCTGCTTACAACAAAGGAGTTGGTAGAAATGCTCAATTGATTCTTTTTGATTTTTTATTGAATTTGCAATTAAATTTGTCCAACGTTTTGAATGATTTTTGAAAAAATCAAAAATCCCGCCAAAACTACCTTTTCCTGCTCCCTTGTTACCCTGCCATAAATGATAGGGCTACCAATAGATTGTCGCTACAGAA comes from the Bacteroidota bacterium genome and includes:
- a CDS encoding response regulator transcription factor codes for the protein MNVVIIDNEIAAVKRLKSLLQMFDEIDSITGLIDPQFAIKEIVNKKPDIVFCDVEMPNISGFDLVSEIRSQGVDPKIVFVTAYNHYAIKAIKEFAFDYMLKPVDINEIKNLFNRIAITKKSTGKNIISFASKHNLTERETEVVEYLLQGLSSKEIGEKLYMSKHTVDSHRRNILSKTDVKNTNELIVLLTTKELVEMLN
- a CDS encoding histidine kinase yields the protein MKLSAINKDNRFFKVVSKYFAHPISLTIIFGLSVICFLPINFNKTNINQSKKQKLNQNNLSIRHDLNNDGKTEQVLLTYRGQNTAYSVIRVFDNNVALFDQWNIKGSYLERQNPLFGDYDNDGFIELYTITKSNDSLLLHGIEFFGDQNDLITNRFICVSKYNRNKKLDVDFHGGDFVDYNNDGFLDLFFILYSGLSKYPRNIFRYDINNDSLKISPFSGTGIINPSFFTDIDNDNKHEIFGQVPAYGNYTSEVPFKDSSSYLIVFSEDLELKFPPVEFKEYPCNLSTVLMTQADTSFLLSLFNYNGTSPGKYSKLFLHTTNGKQISELLLPDEVEVNSYNITYFDFDNRNLIVLTDISGQAFEIKYPLKLIKLNVSKEITRIKSAGNNFIHKADIDFDKENEIIVFKQNCEDLLVLEEDLSIYAEIPVPGGSNYPTNIFSYTNDKGEFLLDIQAGRYYYTFKVEKNSLFFWKYPIYLGIFGIIFLFFYFLNLLQKKAAKEKYEREKELVHLQYNSIKNQIEPHFIGNVISSISGLYAEKQRIEADAYVSRFTRILNQSLLNSNRVTVPLRDELDFTRDYIEIQQNRLENKFDFAIEVTKDVSFKTEIPRMLIHTFVENSIKHGLQHCDYKGHLSIEVSKKGRIIEIVIEDNGIGRENAKKLKTFGSGKGIEIVGEMLNLYRRISGKKIKYEIEDIEAKPNNSGFRVTISLHK